The following coding sequences are from one Aureibacillus halotolerans window:
- a CDS encoding response regulator transcription factor: protein MPQTILIVEDQHVLREITKEYFADEGYEVLEASDGRQALALFQEHPVDLMILDIMLPELDGWSVCRRVRKTSNVPILMLTSRSDEDDTLLGFELGADDYVVKPCSPPILIARSKRLLANRQGRESGEMLSGGAIKLNLSSRTVLLDGEPCGLTHTEFEILAILMKNKGLILTREQLITTIWGYDFAGDDRTLSSHVRNLRTKLGKHAKSIVTVVRSGYKFEEQP, encoded by the coding sequence ATGCCACAAACGATTTTAATCGTGGAGGACCAGCACGTCCTACGAGAGATCACAAAGGAGTATTTTGCAGATGAAGGCTACGAGGTGCTAGAAGCGAGCGATGGACGTCAGGCGCTGGCGTTGTTTCAGGAGCATCCCGTTGACTTGATGATTCTGGACATTATGCTGCCGGAATTGGACGGATGGTCTGTCTGCCGACGGGTTCGCAAGACGTCCAATGTGCCGATTTTAATGCTGACGTCCCGATCTGATGAAGACGATACGCTGTTAGGCTTTGAGCTTGGGGCGGATGATTATGTGGTGAAACCCTGCAGCCCGCCCATTCTTATCGCTCGGTCGAAGCGTTTGTTAGCAAACAGGCAAGGCCGTGAATCAGGGGAGATGCTATCTGGAGGTGCGATCAAGCTCAATCTTTCCTCCAGGACGGTATTACTGGATGGCGAACCCTGTGGTCTCACTCATACAGAGTTTGAAATTTTGGCAATCCTAATGAAAAACAAAGGGCTTATTCTCACAAGAGAGCAGCTAATCACGACCATCTGGGGCTACGATTTTGCTGGCGATGATCGTACACTTAGCAGCCATGTGCGGAATTTGCGAACTAAATTGGGCAAGCATGCGAAAAGCATTGTCACTGTCGTCCGCTCGGGGTACAAGTTTGAGGAGCAGCCATGA
- a CDS encoding MFS transporter, translating to MRVAYGYFKEVFKEKMNRQIIVGALSSRIGTLAFTAALSLYVLKLTGSPSALGFTLLMGTLPYFILGMVTGVVCDRFDKKKIIVVSDIARVIIGVMFILGLFILDPAYQLYMIYAVVILFAVFEAFLVTSFTSILPEVIPKEKLVDLNSSLSGLGEIARLLGPVLGTILFSFFGIHVVAMFIVLCFGFSVLYEMGIPYKMKKDDSGLTGLGRIVKSELAGFRDLFTLDLRVTSLFVNGFTTHLFLLPFLFIGIPYILNSVLGGHPTEYGVVEMFASIGGLLSVLFVPYLRMYGIAKNLLFGMIGMIMGTLFFSFLLFDPILMMLEAHLLPRVLFFSTCMFIIYLCFGYYGVYFSSFLQQNIRSSHMSKGMSTVMMSNSLGRMLGFSLFGFLFNHSIQAAILTLIGGMILKVVIHIPFLVVDKAKRVESESSMI from the coding sequence ATGAGAGTCGCCTACGGGTATTTTAAAGAAGTATTTAAAGAGAAAATGAATCGGCAAATTATTGTTGGGGCTTTAAGCTCGCGGATTGGGACGTTGGCCTTTACCGCCGCATTGTCCTTATATGTTCTAAAACTAACAGGAAGTCCAAGTGCCTTAGGCTTCACCTTACTGATGGGCACGCTTCCTTATTTCATATTAGGCATGGTCACAGGGGTGGTTTGCGATCGTTTTGACAAGAAGAAAATCATTGTCGTGAGCGATATCGCCAGGGTCATTATTGGCGTGATGTTCATTCTAGGATTGTTTATCCTTGATCCGGCCTATCAGCTTTACATGATTTATGCCGTTGTTATCTTGTTTGCTGTTTTTGAGGCCTTTTTAGTGACGAGTTTTACAAGTATTCTTCCAGAGGTCATCCCCAAGGAAAAGCTTGTGGATTTGAATAGCTCTCTAAGTGGGCTGGGGGAGATTGCGAGGTTGCTTGGACCTGTCCTCGGAACGATTCTTTTTTCGTTTTTCGGGATTCACGTCGTCGCCATGTTTATTGTGTTGTGCTTTGGCTTTTCGGTTTTATATGAGATGGGCATTCCCTATAAAATGAAAAAGGACGATTCAGGTTTAACGGGGCTAGGACGAATTGTCAAAAGTGAACTTGCAGGCTTTCGAGATCTGTTTACGCTAGACCTGAGAGTGACGTCGCTTTTTGTCAATGGGTTTACGACACATCTTTTTCTGCTGCCATTTCTGTTTATTGGAATCCCGTACATCTTAAATTCGGTGTTAGGCGGACATCCTACGGAGTATGGTGTGGTCGAAATGTTCGCCTCTATTGGCGGCCTTTTATCGGTGTTGTTTGTTCCTTATCTTAGAATGTACGGCATCGCAAAAAACCTGCTGTTCGGTATGATTGGCATGATCATGGGGACGTTATTTTTCTCATTTCTATTATTTGACCCGATTTTAATGATGCTAGAAGCCCATCTCCTTCCACGGGTATTGTTTTTCTCGACATGCATGTTCATCATCTATTTGTGCTTTGGGTATTATGGTGTCTATTTCAGCAGCTTCCTACAGCAGAACATCAGGTCAAGCCATATGAGCAAGGGCATGTCCACGGTTATGATGTCGAATAGCTTAGGAAGAATGCTTGGCTTCTCTTTGTTCGGCTTCCTGTTTAATCACTCGATTCAAGCAGCCATTCTCACGCTTATCGGCGGGATGATCCTCAAGGTCGTTATTCATATCCCCTTCCTAGTGGTGGATAAAGCGAAGAGGGTAGAAAGTGAATCTTCAATGATTTGA
- a CDS encoding ABC transporter permease, which yields MARRRFNPIIWVLALLIGYVVVAFLIYPNVLPIYETFFPEGTFSAESVTKLLGSDRAVQSVLNSILLAVILVVTVNMVGVTIVLLIHYFDIKGISWIKWSFYTTIVYSGVALNFGYKLVYGEHGPITQGLMAMFPSWDERWFNGLFAVAFVMTFACTSFHVLFLSSAMKSVDFQTVEAARNLGASQWTILRRVVLPTLKPTLFAMTILTFLAGLGATSAPLVFGGDEFETITPMILTFANSSSSKELATVLAMFLGIVTIIVLSFMLRSEGKGNFMSLSKTKSQLKKQTIENRWVRFFFHVIAYVLFVIYTMPVAAIVLYSFTDAKAISTGLIGWDSLTFNNYQLAFSGTDALQPYIVSLGYGFFASLLVITFCLLCAYLMRVYNNRLTKILDYLLMIPWFLPATLIAVGLTVTFNTAQPFLFGHILTGTLWLLLIGYVVVNIPFTLRIAKAAFFGIGPDIEEAARNLGAKGFYTFRKVMLPMILPAVLGVFALNFINIIPDYDLTVFLYHPLYEPLGITILNATNANAAVDTKALNLVYTVILMVMNTAILLAVYGNVRFRRKKRVLRESASHSNLHHSHDNMSRSTQ from the coding sequence ATGGCGAGAAGGCGTTTCAATCCCATCATTTGGGTACTGGCATTGCTGATTGGGTATGTTGTTGTTGCATTTCTCATTTACCCGAACGTCCTTCCTATCTATGAAACGTTTTTTCCTGAAGGAACCTTCTCTGCCGAATCGGTGACGAAGTTGCTTGGTTCCGATCGGGCGGTGCAGAGCGTGCTCAACAGCATTCTGTTAGCGGTCATCCTCGTCGTTACGGTTAATATGGTTGGCGTTACCATTGTGTTGCTCATTCATTATTTTGATATTAAAGGGATCTCTTGGATCAAATGGAGCTTCTATACGACAATCGTTTACAGCGGCGTGGCACTGAATTTCGGGTATAAACTTGTTTACGGTGAACACGGTCCGATAACGCAAGGATTGATGGCCATGTTTCCGTCCTGGGACGAACGATGGTTCAACGGGTTGTTTGCGGTCGCATTCGTCATGACGTTCGCCTGCACGTCGTTTCATGTGCTCTTTTTGTCTAGCGCGATGAAAAGCGTGGACTTTCAAACGGTCGAGGCAGCGCGAAACTTGGGAGCGTCACAATGGACGATCTTACGTCGGGTCGTCCTGCCAACCCTTAAGCCGACGTTATTCGCCATGACGATTCTGACGTTTCTAGCAGGACTTGGTGCAACATCGGCGCCACTCGTTTTTGGAGGCGATGAATTTGAAACGATCACGCCGATGATTCTGACATTTGCGAACAGCTCCAGTTCCAAAGAGTTGGCCACAGTTCTGGCGATGTTTCTTGGGATCGTGACGATCATCGTGCTCTCGTTTATGCTTCGTTCGGAAGGCAAAGGAAACTTTATGTCGTTGTCCAAAACGAAATCGCAGCTGAAAAAGCAAACGATTGAAAACCGCTGGGTAAGATTCTTTTTTCATGTCATCGCGTATGTGCTTTTTGTCATTTATACGATGCCGGTTGCGGCCATTGTGCTTTATTCGTTTACAGATGCTAAAGCGATTTCGACAGGATTGATCGGGTGGGACAGCCTGACGTTCAATAACTATCAGCTGGCGTTTTCCGGCACGGACGCGTTGCAGCCTTACATCGTTTCCCTAGGCTATGGCTTTTTCGCTTCTTTGCTCGTCATTACTTTCTGCCTTTTGTGTGCCTATTTAATGCGGGTGTATAACAATCGTTTGACGAAAATTCTCGACTATTTGCTGATGATACCGTGGTTTCTCCCAGCCACCTTGATTGCGGTTGGATTGACGGTGACGTTTAACACGGCGCAGCCCTTTCTGTTTGGTCATATTCTTACAGGAACGCTCTGGTTATTGCTGATCGGGTATGTCGTCGTCAATATTCCTTTTACGTTGCGCATTGCCAAAGCGGCCTTTTTCGGCATCGGTCCTGATATTGAAGAAGCGGCGAGGAACCTTGGCGCGAAAGGGTTTTATACGTTCCGGAAAGTGATGCTGCCGATGATTCTTCCCGCAGTGCTAGGCGTGTTTGCCCTAAACTTTATTAACATCATTCCCGATTATGATTTGACGGTCTTTTTGTACCATCCGCTTTATGAACCGCTCGGCATTACGATTCTAAATGCGACGAACGCCAACGCGGCTGTGGACACAAAAGCGCTCAATCTCGTCTATACAGTCATACTGATGGTGATGAACACAGCAATTTTGCTGGCGGTCTATGGAAATGTCAGGTTCCGCCGAAAAAAACGTGTTCTTCGGGAGTCGGCGTCTCACAGCAACCTTCACCATTCGCACGACAACATGAGTCGTTCGACGCAATAG